A single genomic interval of Pseudomonadales bacterium harbors:
- a CDS encoding nitronate monooxygenase has translation MRNPLHTKLCDRLDIEYPVVAFTHCKDVAVAVINAGGFAVLGEAMHTPDQIAADIKWIRDRIGGKRFGIDLVLPASVPEEKTLDELYAMIPRAQREYTDMIIKKYDVPKPKQKLEINDWGGLDQSRALKQLEVLFDERVPVIASGLGSPEFMLKKAHDMGIQVWGLVGKPRQAKKQIAAGTDTIIAQGYDAAGHTGNIGTFSIVPQVVDVARAAGIPILAAGGVTTGRHLAAALALGADGVWTGSLWLASRESDVALPMKEKLIESTADDTSYSDCISGYTMRTIRCPWHVEWAREDAPRALKPPLQMLLSNEYITGANDYQRKDLMTEAAGQGIDYVTEMKPARQILSDMVEEALDVFDRFSSDD, from the coding sequence ATGCGCAATCCCTTGCATACCAAACTCTGTGACCGGCTCGACATCGAATATCCGGTCGTCGCATTCACCCACTGCAAGGACGTCGCCGTCGCAGTGATCAATGCCGGTGGTTTTGCGGTACTCGGCGAAGCGATGCATACGCCGGATCAGATCGCAGCCGACATCAAGTGGATCCGTGACCGCATCGGTGGCAAGCGTTTCGGCATCGATCTGGTGCTGCCGGCTTCGGTGCCCGAGGAAAAGACGCTCGATGAACTCTACGCGATGATTCCGCGCGCACAGCGCGAATACACCGACATGATCATCAAGAAATACGACGTGCCGAAGCCGAAGCAGAAGCTCGAGATCAACGACTGGGGCGGACTCGACCAGTCGCGCGCGCTGAAGCAGCTCGAGGTGCTGTTCGACGAGCGTGTGCCGGTGATCGCCTCGGGCCTTGGCTCACCGGAGTTCATGCTGAAGAAGGCGCATGACATGGGCATCCAGGTGTGGGGACTGGTCGGCAAGCCACGCCAGGCGAAGAAGCAGATTGCTGCAGGTACCGACACGATCATCGCCCAGGGCTACGACGCCGCCGGTCATACCGGCAACATCGGCACGTTTTCGATCGTGCCGCAGGTGGTCGACGTCGCCCGCGCAGCCGGCATCCCGATCCTTGCGGCTGGCGGCGTGACCACCGGTCGTCATCTCGCCGCTGCGCTGGCGCTCGGCGCGGACGGCGTCTGGACCGGTTCGCTGTGGCTGGCGTCGCGCGAATCCGACGTCGCGTTGCCGATGAAGGAAAAGCTGATCGAATCGACCGCGGACGATACCTCGTACTCCGACTGCATCTCGGGCTACACCATGCGCACGATCCGTTGCCCATGGCACGTCGAGTGGGCGCGCGAAGACGCACCGCGTGCGCTGAAGCCGCCGTTGCAGATGTTGCTCTCGAACGAATACATCACGGGCGCCAACGACTACCAGCGCAAGGACCTGATGACCGAGGCTGCCGGCCAGGGCATCGACTACGTGACCGAGATGAAGCCCGCGCGCCAGATCCTCTCCGATATGGTCGAGGAAGCGCTGGACGTGTTCGATCGTTTCTCGAGCGATGACTGA
- a CDS encoding (2Fe-2S)-binding protein — MAQRQRVRLTVNGREYEREVEPRMTLVDFLRHELGLTGTHVGCEHGVCGACTIIRNGEAVRSCLMLAVQADGAELRTVEGLAGADGLHPVQQAFIERHGLQCGFCTPGFLMSTVELLETTTEPSDEQIREAIGGNICRCTGYQSILESVHLAAQKMRAGQSS, encoded by the coding sequence ATGGCGCAACGGCAGCGGGTTCGTCTGACGGTGAACGGACGCGAGTACGAACGGGAAGTCGAGCCGCGCATGACGCTGGTCGATTTCCTGCGCCACGAACTGGGGTTGACCGGCACGCACGTCGGCTGCGAACACGGGGTCTGTGGCGCGTGCACGATCATCAGGAACGGTGAGGCGGTGCGCAGTTGCCTGATGCTCGCGGTGCAGGCAGACGGTGCGGAGTTGCGTACCGTCGAAGGTCTTGCCGGGGCTGACGGCCTGCATCCGGTGCAACAGGCATTCATCGAAAGGCATGGGCTGCAGTGCGGCTTCTGCACGCCGGGCTTCCTGATGAGCACGGTCGAACTGCTGGAGACCACCACGGAGCCGAGCGATGAGCAGATCCGCGAGGCGATCGGCGGCAACATCTGCCGTTGCACGGGTTACCAGAGCATCCTGGAGTCGGTGCATCTCGCGGCGCAGAAGATGCGCGCCGGTCAGAGCAGCTGA
- a CDS encoding CoA transferase produces MANALPLKGIRVVNFGWVWAGPVAGQTLGFLGADVLKIESRARIDMMRTLPPFGEGIPDPNRSLSNHASWAGNGSVSLNLKQPEAKQLALDLIARSDIVIENFGPGVMEQLGLGYVELQKVKPDIVMLSMPAAGLYGPLRAVRTYGLSAASTTGLDSLVGYKGGDPIPVENAFTDPFVGIFGAFAALTALHHRDASGRGQHIDFSQQEAIMHITGPAQIDYVMNGRIGGPKGNEHPLGLAAPHGVFPCAGDDRWISIAVPSEAEWQALRAAMGNPEWANGARFASLADRLQHIDALHEALATWTVNHDDRELAALLQSQGVAAAPVLNIGDLLHDPHYRARKTFVEVIHPLGFPETIYGAYVKMSRSEPDVRTGPMIGRDNDRVFLEILGLSEQRYRELQEAKIIY; encoded by the coding sequence ATGGCAAATGCATTGCCGTTGAAGGGCATACGCGTCGTCAATTTCGGCTGGGTATGGGCGGGTCCGGTCGCAGGCCAGACCCTGGGTTTTCTGGGTGCCGACGTATTGAAAATCGAGTCGCGTGCGCGCATCGACATGATGCGTACACTGCCGCCTTTCGGAGAAGGGATTCCCGACCCGAACCGTAGCCTGTCCAACCATGCGAGCTGGGCCGGCAACGGTTCGGTGTCGCTGAACCTCAAGCAGCCCGAGGCAAAGCAGCTTGCGCTGGATCTGATTGCACGCTCGGATATCGTGATCGAGAACTTCGGTCCGGGAGTGATGGAACAGCTCGGGCTCGGCTACGTCGAACTGCAGAAGGTCAAGCCGGATATCGTGATGCTTTCGATGCCTGCTGCGGGGCTGTACGGTCCGTTGCGGGCGGTGCGTACCTACGGACTCAGCGCTGCATCGACCACGGGTCTGGACAGTCTGGTCGGCTACAAGGGCGGTGACCCCATCCCGGTGGAGAACGCATTCACCGATCCCTTCGTCGGCATCTTCGGGGCGTTTGCGGCACTGACTGCACTGCATCATCGCGACGCCAGCGGGCGTGGCCAGCATATCGACTTCTCGCAGCAGGAGGCGATCATGCATATCACGGGCCCTGCGCAAATCGATTACGTGATGAACGGGCGTATCGGTGGGCCGAAGGGCAACGAACACCCGCTCGGGCTTGCTGCACCGCACGGCGTGTTTCCGTGCGCGGGTGATGACCGCTGGATCAGCATTGCCGTGCCGAGCGAAGCGGAGTGGCAGGCCCTGCGCGCTGCGATGGGCAATCCCGAATGGGCGAACGGTGCACGCTTTGCGAGCCTGGCCGACCGGCTGCAGCACATCGACGCGCTGCACGAGGCGCTCGCAACCTGGACGGTGAACCACGATGACCGCGAGCTTGCAGCGCTGCTGCAGTCGCAGGGCGTTGCCGCAGCGCCGGTGCTGAACATCGGTGATCTGCTGCACGATCCGCATTACCGGGCGCGCAAGACCTTCGTCGAAGTGATCCACCCGCTCGGCTTTCCGGAAACCATCTACGGCGCTTACGTGAAGATGAGCCGCAGCGAACCGGATGTCCGCACCGGGCCGATGATCGGACGCGACAACGACCGCGTGTTCCTGGAGATTCTCGGTCTCTCGGAGCAGCGCTATCGTGAATTGCAGGAGGCGAAGATCATCTATTGA
- a CDS encoding enoyl-CoA hydratase/isomerase family protein, with protein sequence MAKEENMLLFRIEDSVGIITLNRPHKLNAISWELAAELAALLYSLRDNDEVRAIVLHGNGRAFCAGGDVDFLSGDSDRPMPGTSDASRPMPRSQRKTPGGPFIDAVRQLVAVDKPVIAAIQGHAVGAGLGYAMACDRRFGDTTTKMAAIFTNIGVSPDCGVSWFLPRLVGFSNALMLVETAKVLNAEESKAIGLLDELVPEGKAFEAAFEYARFIARRASVAVDMARRLIHRSQYATLEDILDYEAVAGTMVASAFDAREGTQAFLEKRKPVYRGI encoded by the coding sequence ATGGCAAAGGAAGAGAACATGTTGCTGTTCCGCATCGAGGACAGCGTCGGCATCATCACACTGAACCGTCCGCACAAGCTGAACGCGATCAGCTGGGAACTGGCTGCCGAACTGGCTGCGCTGCTGTATTCGCTGCGCGACAACGACGAGGTGCGTGCGATCGTGCTGCACGGCAACGGTCGGGCGTTCTGTGCCGGCGGTGACGTCGACTTTCTCTCGGGCGACAGCGATCGTCCGATGCCGGGCACCTCGGATGCTTCGCGGCCGATGCCGCGTTCGCAACGCAAGACACCGGGTGGTCCCTTCATCGACGCGGTGCGCCAGCTCGTCGCGGTCGACAAGCCGGTGATCGCGGCAATCCAGGGGCACGCGGTCGGCGCCGGGCTGGGATATGCAATGGCCTGCGACCGGCGTTTCGGTGACACCACGACGAAGATGGCGGCGATCTTCACCAATATCGGCGTCTCTCCCGACTGTGGTGTGTCGTGGTTCCTGCCGCGGCTGGTCGGGTTCTCCAACGCGCTGATGCTGGTCGAGACGGCCAAGGTGCTGAATGCCGAGGAAAGCAAGGCGATCGGTTTGCTCGACGAACTGGTGCCTGAAGGCAAGGCTTTCGAGGCGGCGTTCGAGTACGCGCGTTTCATCGCCAGGCGTGCCAGCGTTGCGGTCGACATGGCGCGCCGGTTGATCCATCGCTCGCAGTACGCCACGCTCGAGGACATCCTTGATTACGAGGCGGTTGCCGGCACGATGGTCGCGTCGGCTTTCGATGCGCGCGAGGGGACGCAGGCGTTCCTCGAGAAGCGCAAGCCGGTGTATCGCGGGATCTGA
- a CDS encoding xanthine dehydrogenase family protein molybdopterin-binding subunit — translation MTTAIPTSFDALPTSKRRFIGREVERIEDRSLVTGHARFIDNFTLPDMLHCAILRSPHPHARIVRIDTSRAEALAGVAAVLTGEDMQRWCNPMGTAPEGWGPYSLAVDKARFVGEPVAAVAASSRYIAEDACELIDVDYELLPSVPDAHAALAASAALLFEENGSNVIIERDFVWGDVAGVFASADRVFNAKFRWNRVGANPTETFGCVCQWDLIDDRLTCHGSYQTPSFMGLGRAHTLRVPANRINVVSHPQGGGFGGKGGPRGTDIAALLSRKAGGRPVKYIEDRMEYLLAGGGQSWDRYYEAWLAVNADGIVTGLRVQLLDDQGAGAEGYGTISVAKPIAAFTGCYRIEAAEYDFKVVCSNRAPSYPYRGYGPPPHNLVLESMMDLAARELGVDPAEFRRRNYIRPEQFPYTIPSGNEYDSGRYEETLDKALALAGYAEMRAVQQRARAEGRYVGISVVSTIEPGVFDWNAYATVGVPGVGVPEGVSIGINLLGEVTARVGFNLQGQGQYTVAAQLLADWFSVEMSAVRVVYADTDNAPPHFGQGGSRLGVAITGAILGACQKITEKLCRAASVLLQVPYEQVELMDGMLRVRETPADRPVGDMYMGGVPSVRATPHAQIPLAQVVGAMLARSDLLPEGMEPNASATSVWTAPGRTMPDENGRCKSYLTAANCCHVVMVEVDADTGKTAILKYVIADDCGVRLNPANVEGQLQGGVAQGVGAALLEQYVYSDEGQPLVSTYMDYLVPTINEVPMTEKTSLETPSPFTPLGAKGCGEGAIHTTPAAVLLAINDALEPLGVQMRETPASPHRVWSMIRSARGARDSV, via the coding sequence ATGACGACAGCCATCCCGACATCATTCGACGCGCTGCCGACCAGCAAGCGACGCTTCATCGGCCGCGAGGTCGAGCGCATCGAGGACCGTTCGCTGGTCACCGGACACGCGCGGTTCATCGACAATTTCACGCTTCCCGACATGCTGCACTGCGCGATCCTGCGCAGCCCGCATCCGCATGCGCGCATCGTGCGTATCGATACCAGTCGTGCCGAGGCGCTGGCCGGTGTGGCTGCGGTACTGACCGGCGAGGACATGCAGCGCTGGTGCAACCCGATGGGCACCGCTCCCGAAGGCTGGGGCCCGTACAGTCTTGCCGTCGACAAGGCCCGTTTCGTCGGCGAACCGGTCGCGGCGGTTGCGGCGAGCAGTCGCTATATCGCCGAAGATGCCTGCGAGCTGATCGATGTCGACTACGAGCTGCTGCCGTCGGTTCCCGATGCGCACGCGGCACTTGCCGCTTCAGCGGCGCTGCTGTTCGAGGAGAACGGCAGCAACGTGATCATCGAGCGTGATTTCGTCTGGGGTGACGTTGCAGGCGTGTTCGCCAGCGCCGATCGTGTGTTCAACGCGAAATTCCGCTGGAACCGCGTCGGTGCCAACCCGACCGAAACCTTCGGCTGCGTGTGTCAGTGGGATCTGATCGACGACCGCCTGACCTGTCATGGTTCGTACCAGACGCCGAGCTTCATGGGGCTGGGGCGTGCGCACACGCTGCGCGTGCCGGCGAACCGGATCAACGTCGTGAGCCATCCGCAAGGCGGTGGTTTTGGCGGCAAGGGCGGGCCACGCGGCACCGATATCGCCGCTCTGCTCTCGCGCAAGGCTGGCGGCAGGCCGGTGAAGTACATCGAAGACCGCATGGAATACCTGCTTGCCGGTGGTGGTCAGTCGTGGGACCGCTACTACGAGGCGTGGCTGGCCGTGAACGCCGACGGTATCGTGACCGGGCTGCGCGTCCAGTTGCTCGACGACCAGGGCGCCGGCGCGGAGGGTTATGGAACGATTTCGGTCGCCAAACCGATCGCTGCGTTCACCGGCTGCTATCGCATCGAGGCTGCCGAGTACGACTTCAAGGTGGTGTGCAGCAACCGGGCTCCTTCGTATCCGTATCGCGGCTACGGCCCGCCCCCGCACAATCTGGTGCTCGAATCGATGATGGATCTGGCGGCGCGCGAGCTGGGTGTCGACCCGGCCGAATTCCGCCGTCGCAACTACATTCGCCCCGAGCAGTTCCCGTACACGATTCCGAGCGGTAACGAGTACGACAGCGGCAGATACGAGGAAACGCTCGACAAGGCACTCGCGCTGGCCGGTTACGCCGAAATGCGTGCGGTGCAGCAGCGCGCACGGGCCGAGGGTCGCTACGTCGGCATCAGCGTGGTGAGCACCATCGAGCCGGGCGTGTTCGACTGGAACGCCTACGCGACCGTCGGCGTACCCGGTGTGGGTGTTCCCGAGGGCGTGTCGATCGGCATCAACCTGCTCGGCGAGGTCACGGCCCGTGTGGGTTTCAACCTGCAGGGCCAGGGCCAGTACACGGTGGCGGCCCAGTTGCTTGCCGACTGGTTCAGCGTCGAGATGAGCGCGGTGCGCGTGGTGTACGCCGACACCGACAACGCACCACCGCATTTCGGGCAGGGTGGCAGCCGCCTCGGGGTGGCAATCACGGGTGCCATACTCGGGGCGTGTCAGAAGATCACCGAGAAGCTTTGCCGCGCGGCTTCGGTGCTGTTGCAGGTGCCCTACGAGCAGGTCGAACTGATGGACGGCATGCTGCGGGTACGCGAGACGCCAGCCGATCGTCCCGTCGGCGACATGTACATGGGTGGCGTACCGAGCGTGCGTGCCACGCCACACGCGCAGATCCCGCTGGCGCAGGTGGTCGGGGCGATGCTCGCGCGCAGTGACCTGCTGCCCGAGGGCATGGAGCCGAATGCCTCGGCAACCAGCGTCTGGACGGCGCCGGGGCGCACCATGCCCGACGAGAACGGGCGCTGCAAGAGTTACCTGACGGCTGCAAATTGCTGCCACGTGGTGATGGTCGAAGTCGATGCGGATACCGGCAAGACCGCGATCCTGAAATACGTGATTGCCGATGATTGCGGCGTGCGGCTCAATCCGGCGAACGTGGAAGGCCAGCTCCAGGGCGGGGTGGCGCAGGGTGTGGGTGCAGCGCTGCTCGAGCAGTACGTCTACAGCGACGAAGGTCAGCCCCTGGTGTCGACCTACATGGATTATCTGGTGCCTACGATCAACGAGGTGCCGATGACGGAGAAGACCTCGCTCGAGACACCATCGCCGTTCACCCCGCTCGGTGCCAAGGGTTGTGGCGAAGGAGCGATTCATACGACCCCTGCAGCCGTGCTGCTGGCGATCAACGATGCGCTGGAGCCACTCGGGGTACAGATGCGCGAGACACCGGCCTCGCCGCATCGGGTGTGGTCGATGATCCGTTCTGCGCGTGGCGCGCGTGATTCCGTCTGA
- a CDS encoding xanthine dehydrogenase family protein subunit M: MKPAPFDYYAPDSLAEAVALLAKFDDEGVEAKILAGGQSLMPMLSLRVARPDVLVDLRKLSALDYIRDEGGTIAIGAMTSKRAAEESELIRAQQPLFHAATMNVGHLPIRSQGTVGGSFANADPAAEYPAAAIALDMQMKAVGPDGERVIAARDFFVTYLTTDLSSTEILTEVRMPVLAAGTGWSFHEISRRKGDFALAGAAVLLSLSGGRIADSRVVVFGVNATATRLATAEQVLRGQAPTEALYREAGLAGAAEVEEPIADVHASADFRRHLVSVVVARGLAEAQPRARG; this comes from the coding sequence ATGAAGCCGGCACCGTTTGATTATTACGCACCCGATTCACTGGCCGAAGCGGTTGCGCTGCTTGCAAAGTTCGACGACGAGGGTGTCGAAGCCAAGATCCTGGCGGGCGGGCAGAGCCTGATGCCGATGCTGAGCCTGCGCGTCGCGCGACCGGACGTGCTGGTCGACCTGCGCAAGCTCTCCGCACTGGATTACATCCGTGACGAGGGTGGAACGATCGCGATCGGAGCGATGACCAGCAAGCGTGCAGCCGAGGAGTCGGAGCTGATCCGCGCACAGCAGCCGCTGTTCCACGCTGCGACGATGAACGTCGGGCATCTGCCGATCCGCAGCCAGGGTACCGTGGGTGGGTCCTTTGCGAACGCCGATCCGGCAGCCGAATATCCCGCCGCCGCGATCGCGCTCGACATGCAGATGAAGGCGGTCGGACCGGACGGCGAGCGCGTGATCGCAGCGCGTGACTTCTTCGTGACTTACCTGACCACCGATCTGTCGTCGACCGAGATCCTGACCGAAGTGCGCATGCCGGTACTTGCAGCAGGCACCGGCTGGTCGTTCCACGAGATTTCGCGCCGCAAGGGTGATTTTGCACTGGCCGGCGCGGCGGTGCTGCTGTCGCTTTCCGGCGGGCGGATCGCGGATTCACGGGTCGTCGTGTTCGGCGTCAACGCGACGGCGACGCGCCTCGCGACGGCAGAGCAGGTGCTGCGCGGGCAGGCACCGACCGAGGCACTGTATCGCGAGGCCGGGCTGGCCGGAGCTGCCGAGGTCGAGGAGCCGATCGCCGACGTACACGCTTCGGCGGACTTCCGCCGCCATCTGGTGTCGGTGGTGGTGGCACGCGGGCTTGCAGAGGCACAGCCACGCGCACGCGGCTGA
- a CDS encoding TIGR03619 family F420-dependent LLM class oxidoreductase, with protein sequence MKFALAIPGLLNYPASMAPWEPQAGGAEILKFAQHADAQSWEWLTIPEHLFMPNEMTEHMGRRFPEGISACAVLAGATRRIRVLTYVLVVPYRHPLLLAKQIATLDWLSGGRFTLGAAPGHLEGEFEMLGVPFRERGKMTDECLDAMIECWTADSPRFDGKYAKFSDIAFEPKPVSKPHVPIFVGGNTEVAMRRAARVGDGWIPWLITAEQLPSSLEFLRRQPGYEEKADRFEVVITSTEYQVEDYSHAETGATRIETNRDRILFEIEALQKAGATVAQVYPARMDTFEQCLDWVSWYNSDIIPNFR encoded by the coding sequence ATGAAGTTTGCACTTGCTATACCCGGGTTGCTGAACTACCCCGCGTCGATGGCACCCTGGGAGCCGCAGGCTGGCGGCGCCGAGATCCTGAAGTTCGCCCAGCATGCCGATGCGCAGAGCTGGGAGTGGCTCACCATACCCGAGCATCTGTTCATGCCGAACGAGATGACAGAACACATGGGACGGCGCTTTCCCGAGGGTATCTCCGCCTGTGCAGTGCTCGCCGGCGCGACCCGCCGGATCCGGGTGCTGACCTACGTGCTGGTGGTGCCGTACCGTCATCCGCTGCTGCTCGCCAAGCAGATCGCGACGCTGGACTGGCTGAGCGGTGGTCGTTTCACGCTGGGGGCAGCACCAGGGCACCTCGAAGGCGAGTTCGAGATGCTCGGCGTGCCGTTCCGTGAGCGCGGCAAGATGACCGACGAATGCCTCGACGCGATGATCGAGTGCTGGACTGCCGATTCACCGCGCTTCGACGGCAAGTACGCAAAATTCTCCGATATCGCCTTCGAGCCCAAGCCGGTGAGCAAACCGCATGTGCCGATCTTCGTCGGCGGCAACACCGAGGTTGCGATGCGGCGTGCGGCACGCGTAGGCGACGGCTGGATCCCGTGGCTGATCACCGCCGAGCAACTGCCGTCGTCGCTGGAGTTCCTGCGTCGTCAGCCGGGCTACGAAGAGAAGGCGGATCGCTTCGAGGTCGTGATCACCTCCACCGAATACCAGGTCGAGGATTATTCGCACGCCGAGACCGGCGCAACGCGCATCGAGACCAACCGCGACAGGATCCTGTTCGAAATCGAAGCATTGCAGAAGGCCGGGGCCACGGTTGCGCAGGTGTACCCCGCTCGCATGGACACGTTCGAGCAGTGCCTCGACTGGGTGTCGTGGTACAACAGCGACATCATCCCTAACTTCCGTTGA
- a CDS encoding metallophosphoesterase family protein, producing the protein MWGRLILVILPVLLAGCVQQQGAGTGAAAAACSGSGSGEQPSRLFLQQVSDSGALVRWRGESRVVCFGTQPDRLGVRVDAHEEGGHIEAALSGLQPDTVYYYALGDVGTAPATQHFRTAPKRGDLPADGNTRILLLGDSGTAAAELDGGTAREDTTAMAVANGVRSFIAGEGAGEATDLLLLLGDNAYLDGSDEQWEKAFFGIYPQIMRGVATWPTIGNHEMGQGRVDVCQFAPMPRCAAGPVYRTMGGTSESTDPASYDSDGDGPDPGGMPYLSIFNLPTRAELGGVPSGTEQYYSFDHANIHVVSLDSQLSNRDPAQREAMRQWLVNDLEANDSDWTIVIFHHPPYSKGVHHDSDAEQAEIDMRQTFGPVFEAHGVDVVFSGHAHSYERSWYLHGHQGKSTSFDAARHAELNQAGEPAIGQNDEAYRQISPGSGRDDKVVYTVAGNAGQADRENPCQPGHHLMCTSEEWLTHPAHRRFETGPQGYRPHGIARTGAVVLDVDRNKLTSRLVDQHGEVLDWFVIER; encoded by the coding sequence ATGTGGGGCCGTCTGATCCTGGTGATTTTGCCCGTGCTTCTGGCAGGCTGTGTGCAGCAACAGGGTGCCGGAACCGGCGCCGCAGCCGCTGCCTGCAGCGGTTCCGGTTCGGGGGAGCAGCCATCGCGGCTGTTCCTGCAGCAGGTGTCGGACTCGGGCGCGCTGGTCCGCTGGCGGGGCGAATCCCGCGTGGTGTGCTTCGGTACGCAGCCGGACCGACTGGGCGTGCGCGTGGATGCGCACGAGGAAGGTGGACATATCGAAGCGGCGTTGAGTGGCCTGCAGCCCGATACGGTCTACTACTACGCGCTTGGCGACGTCGGTACGGCGCCGGCGACGCAACATTTTCGTACGGCACCGAAGCGCGGTGACCTGCCTGCCGACGGCAACACACGGATTCTGCTGCTCGGCGACTCCGGCACCGCAGCTGCAGAGCTCGACGGTGGCACCGCACGCGAGGATACGACCGCCATGGCGGTTGCCAATGGTGTTCGCAGTTTCATTGCCGGCGAAGGTGCAGGGGAGGCCACCGACCTGCTGCTGCTGCTTGGAGACAACGCCTATCTGGATGGCTCGGACGAGCAGTGGGAAAAGGCGTTCTTCGGCATCTACCCGCAGATCATGCGTGGCGTCGCGACCTGGCCGACGATCGGTAACCACGAGATGGGGCAGGGACGTGTCGACGTATGCCAGTTTGCACCAATGCCTCGATGTGCAGCCGGCCCCGTCTACAGAACGATGGGAGGCACCAGCGAGTCGACCGATCCTGCCAGCTACGACAGTGACGGAGACGGACCCGATCCCGGAGGCATGCCGTACCTGTCGATCTTCAACCTGCCGACGCGCGCCGAACTCGGCGGGGTGCCGAGCGGCACCGAACAGTACTATTCGTTCGACCACGCCAACATCCATGTCGTCAGCCTGGACTCGCAACTCTCGAATCGCGATCCCGCCCAGCGCGAAGCGATGCGCCAGTGGCTGGTCAATGACCTGGAAGCCAACGACAGCGACTGGACGATCGTGATCTTCCATCACCCGCCGTATTCCAAGGGCGTGCACCACGACTCGGACGCGGAACAGGCCGAAATCGACATGCGCCAGACCTTTGGTCCGGTGTTCGAGGCGCACGGTGTCGACGTCGTTTTCAGTGGCCACGCCCACTCGTACGAGCGCTCCTGGTATCTGCATGGGCACCAGGGCAAATCGACGAGCTTTGACGCCGCACGACACGCGGAGCTGAACCAGGCCGGGGAGCCGGCGATCGGACAGAACGACGAGGCGTATCGACAGATCAGTCCGGGCAGTGGCCGTGACGACAAGGTGGTCTATACGGTTGCCGGCAATGCCGGACAGGCCGATCGCGAAAATCCGTGCCAACCTGGCCATCATCTGATGTGTACCTCTGAAGAGTGGCTGACACATCCGGCGCACCGGCGCTTCGAAACCGGACCGCAGGGCTACCGTCCGCACGGCATCGCACGTACTGGAGCCGTAGTCCTCGACGTCGATCGCAACAAGCTGACCTCGCGCCTGGTCGACCAGCATGGCGAAGTGCTCGACTGGTTCGTGATCGAACGTTGA
- a CDS encoding electron transfer flavoprotein subunit beta/FixA family protein has product MRIVVCIKEVLDPAAVNNYVLAGNLKIAGDGKTLDVSAIPRLINAYDEQAMEAALRLRDAGADCRITAVSIGRDLHDPLKHCAALGADEIVAIDADPAALDHHVVANVLAAYIRNSGGADLVLCGRQASDDDQGVVAALLGEQLGMPIAPIARAIAFENGRLRVTRVTPDGDEVVEAAPPAVVTISNELGEPRFPSARDKMAARKKQPEQIALSSLGLPAEALQPRVQLIKQYVPEVQGHCEFIDGTPAEVAARLFEKLRADKLI; this is encoded by the coding sequence ATGCGTATCGTCGTCTGCATCAAGGAAGTGCTCGATCCCGCAGCAGTCAACAACTACGTGCTGGCCGGCAACCTGAAGATCGCCGGCGACGGCAAGACGCTGGACGTATCGGCAATCCCGCGCCTGATCAATGCCTACGACGAGCAGGCCATGGAAGCCGCCTTGCGCCTGCGTGACGCCGGCGCCGACTGTCGCATCACCGCAGTTTCGATCGGCCGTGATCTGCACGATCCGCTGAAGCACTGCGCCGCACTCGGCGCCGACGAGATCGTCGCGATCGACGCCGATCCGGCCGCACTCGACCACCACGTGGTGGCCAACGTGCTTGCGGCCTACATCCGCAACAGTGGCGGCGCAGATCTGGTGCTGTGCGGACGCCAGGCATCCGACGATGACCAGGGCGTGGTGGCCGCCCTGCTCGGCGAACAGCTCGGCATGCCGATCGCACCGATCGCGCGTGCCATCGCGTTCGAGAACGGCAGGCTGCGCGTCACGCGCGTGACCCCGGACGGCGACGAGGTCGTCGAAGCCGCGCCACCGGCGGTCGTGACCATCAGCAACGAGCTTGGCGAGCCACGCTTCCCGAGCGCGCGCGACAAGATGGCAGCACGCAAGAAGCAGCCGGAACAGATCGCACTGTCTTCGCTGGGACTGCCTGCAGAAGCGCTGCAGCCGCGCGTGCAGTTGATCAAGCAGTACGTGCCGGAAGTGCAGGGACACTGCGAATTCATCGACGGCACGCCGGCCGAGGTGGCCGCCCGGCTGTTCGAGAAGCTGCGCGCCGACAAGTTGATCTGA